Part of the Oncorhynchus masou masou isolate Uvic2021 chromosome 24, UVic_Omas_1.1, whole genome shotgun sequence genome is shown below.
TTGGATTGTTAAGTAGTTTGTGCTTACTGGCTTGTGGCTACTGTGATATTTATGAAAGCAAAGGCAAGGATTTAATGTAAACTGAAAAGTAAAACTCTATCGCCACGCCGCTCCTCAGACTCCTTCATCTCGTAGTGGGAATAGGGCCCTAGTAGTGTATACAGGTTCTTCCTTAGTTATTCTGGGGGTGGCCACACTGCTAGGGCAGACGCATGCAAGTAATCACTGCTCTATTTGATGTATGAGGGACAATGGAGCGACTGTAGAGAGAAGAAAGACAGAATCCTGGGTTGAGAGGGGCGTATTGGCATTActctccggtgtgtgtgtgtgtggtgtgtggataTGTGTTTGCCTGTCTGTCCGAATGATATATGTACTGAATATGTAAATTAAGGACTTAGAGAGATTGCTGTGCTATCGAAGGAATATCTTCATTACTTTTTACACATCATTATATATTAGATCAGAGGAACAAACCGCTATCTCTAGGTTGAGTTGATTGAGTTGCTGATCCAAACAATAATGTACTTTGAAATGAACATGATAGCTACTGCTTTCAGAGGTGTATAATCAGTCTGTTACTGAGAGCAGATTGATGGCTATAGTTTATAGAGGAAATGTTAGTGACATAGACACAGAGGAAAATGCTGGTACAGGCCTTTGTGAGACAATTCACACCATGATTGTAAGCCCATCCTCTTTCTATTCACTAACCCACCTTCCAGTCATCATCACATACATTTCACAGAGaccacacatggacacacacacacacacacagattgcaGTCAGACTTAAAGGCAAGACTGTGGCTCTGGTTGGTTAAATCAGTCCAAGTCTTTATTAGAAATCTTTAGTTTGTGTTAACCTGAACAAAATTGGGCACTTGAACAGCTTAGGTGGACTGCAATGATCACCCGCTATAGTGCCAGGAGGTACCTCCTGCCATCTGTTGGCATTGGCAGTGCAACTCACAATCGTCTATTTGTTGTCTGTGGCCACTGGCTACCAGATCACACAAAAAAGCAACACTAGAAAAGACAGACAATATTTCAATTGATAACCACACAGTTGTCTCATGAAGAGAATCTCAATCAAACTATGGATGAGAAAGAGATAGTAGAGCCACAGATACTAAATAAGATGGTACTTTTGAAACTATATATAAACATCCACTTATTACTGTAGTCACAAGACTGCTTTATTTCCCAGAGAGCATGCAATCAATTGTGCAAATTTGGAGAGTCAGTGTCACCTCAAAAAGATCACAACAGGTTTCCACGATATTTTGTGAGTCTTGTTTGCCATAAAGTATTTTCACATATCTCATCTTAATCTTGTGACATTTTCAATTAACACTTTCTGTATGTCTATTCTAAGTGTACACAAGGTCTCAAAAAAAATGTGATTATCAGGGTTGGCAATTTTTAAGAACTGCATTTCCTGTGTTATGTTGACATCATTTTGGTTATCGAAAAATAACATTGTCTCAGGAGATTTTTTATTTTCTGGCAACTAATATCAAGGGATAAACTATGGGGAAAATACATAACAGGTTCTCAATATTATCCTATTCATGCTCATTACCATTCATTTGTTATCCTCAAGTGTATACAGTAAAGCACAAAGATCTTGTCAATACTATTGCGATTTTGTATCAAGTATTACAGTATTTCCCCAACTTGGCAATATAAATAACTATATCATCCATATAGTCCTTCTAATTAACTGCTTCTAAAAAATAACCATATCATCTGTGATCATTTATTAATGTTCAATATTTATATAGTACGGTATGTTTATTCACAGGTATAATTTTGTATGCTGtgttaaagtaaaaaaaaatagaaatctCATACATGTCTAGTGACTACAAATGAACAAATAACAAACAATAAAATACACAACCCAAAACATTCCTATATTAAGCCTATATTTCGTCTCCTTATCGCTTCAGACAAACCATTTTTGTTTACGTAGCAAAGAAGTAAGCCCGGATATAGAGGTGGGGTTTTTCAACCAACTGAGTTCATCAGATTTGTCCTTTGTTTAACCTTAGAAACACTTAAAGACTTTAACCTTCAAAAAACCTTACAAAGAAAGAACAGACGGAATGCCATCCCTCGGCACAGTAATTCTCCACTGGCTCCATGTCGATTATCTCTCTATCCCAATTCCTCTCCTCCAACAGAGTCCtatcctctttcttctcctccttcgcTACCATTTCAGGAGCCAGGGGCAATGGATCATTCTCTCCTCCACTGTTCCCCTTCTCTTTGAGTTTCATGTGGGAGTCCATGGGGGCCTTGCAGGTGGGGGTCTTCAGCACTTTCTCCCCTTTGCACGCGTTGTTCCTCTTCTTCAGGTTGCCCACCAGTTGTTTCCAGTGCCTGACCTGTGCCTTCCTGTCACTGTAGGCTTGGCACAAGTCTGGCTGTCCAGTGTAGCGGCACCAGTAGGTCTGCTCCCCGGAGTTACAGCTGACCAGCAGATTCACCACGCCCTCCCCAGACGTATCCCAAGTACAGTTATGGCCAACCTTTGTGCTGAACCCTCCTGAGCTTGTTACAGAGTTCTTGGGCATCTTGCCTGCCAATGGTGGTGGAAGCTGCAACGTCTTGTCGTCGGAGAGCTGGTGTTTGGCCTCGGTGCTGGTTAGGACACGAAGGCACAGGAGGAAGAACAGGGGCCACAGGAACCTCATGTTTGGTGGTGATTAGTGCTACTTGAAGGGTTCTTTATTCAAGTGCAGCCAAGCATCAGTAAGACGCCGAAGGGAATCAAAACGGGATGCTCCGAGATCAAAAGACCTACAGGAAGTGAAAATGGAGAGGGAAAACAAAGTGAAACATAAATGAATTAAATACACCCCATTTCCCTTCTTTTCATAAAAACACATGAGAAGTTTTACAACATTTTATATTCCCTACTtagaaaaaaaacataattcatAAGATGTTGTGTACCAATTGTACAGCACATTAGAATGTGTATGATGTTTGTTTTCAGTGCACCTATTTCTAAATTAAccgtaataaaaaaatatatactttgtcACATCACATTAAATCAATACGAGAGGAATGCTTCAGCTCTAAGCTTAAACACTGTGTCATATATCTCATGCCAAGTGAATCCTCTACAGAGCGaatgaaggaaagggagagatggaaatACTGCCACGGCAGCTATTTTAGGGGGGCAGCCACAACTGCAGCACTACCTGGTACATGGGACTAATCTGTATAAAAATCACCTCAAGAAACATTTTGGAGTATGAATCCACTCGTGCTTTTTACACGGGAGTAATCTGAACATCCTTACTCGGAGTATATCCTGCCATGTGAAGGAAATCATATTGGATTGTTCCAAAATAGTGGTACATAACAAAGACATACACCAAAACAAACAGCCCCAAGCCGGCGCAGAATTTCCTTACTTCACTTAGAAATAACAGGGAAAATATACCCATACTTTGCAAACATACAGTACACCTGGTTGCAAAAACAAAATGTACCAATGAAATGATATCCAGTTCCAATATTTGGTATTCGGTATCTATGTAAATGTCGCACTTACCATGTTGGAACCGTAGTGTCTGCTACTATTTGCGAATGCGGGGGCCCAGGACACTTGCATAAAAGGGGCTTATAGAAGAATAAAGGAGAatggggaggggtggggaggggaagggaggggaggggaggggtaaggGCTTAAATGGGTCTACCCAGACCTCCCTTAAGCAGTGCTCTTCGTAACAATACTCCTCGCGACCCATAGCCTAAAGactgtgtgtgggggaggtgaGGTGGTAGGTGGGGTTTGGGTCATGAAGTGTTGACTCACACACCCCCATACCCAACACAGCCCATCTCCCAGCTAAGAAGACAATGTTCTCTAGAAATGTGATTCTATTTGCTTTTTTCTGTGCTTTCTTTAAGCTTCACTCTGCTGGTGATACTAAGAGAGTCCTTGACGAGGCGGGAGGTTTGAGAAGACCAATCTCCGTTAAATTGTTTGCAATCAATGTGCTGCTAGCTGACTGCATTTAAGATACCATTGACTGTGATTATACACTGATTGAGGCGCGTAGTGCTGCCCCTGTCCTCACCCCTCAGACCGTAGTGACAGAGGGAATCTAATTGTGAAGCAGAGGAGAAGCACCTTGCTTTGCAGAAAAGTTAGCATAGTGTCTGTAAATACAATGAAGATTGCCCTCAGCACAAGCTTCCATGGCAACACCTGGTTATTGGTGCTTAATTTCTTTGCATAATGAGGAACACAGACATATTGACTGATGGCCTGGCATTGCTATCATGTCACtctgtatggtgtctgtatgtagcctcactacttttatatcctcgctactgtatatagcctcgctaatgttatttttcactgtatttttactgttgtttttatatctttacttacctattgttcacctaatatttttttttgcactattggttagagcctgtaagtaagcatttcactgtaaggtctacgcctgttgtattcggcgcatgtgacaaataaactttgatttggttTGATGGGGTTAGCAAATGAGAGCAACCATTCTTCTGGCCATATACAATGTTATAGGCATGGGGTTCATCTGGTCTATCAGATACTGTCCACCTGAGTGCTCTGCAGAACAATACATGGGTGAAGGAAAACAGTTTGTTTCTAACTAAGGTCAGAGAacactgaggagactgaggagtgCATGTTGTGGACTTAAAACTTCAATCTACTCCTCCTTTATTATATTTTTTTGGTGAGTTTGTATAGAACTATTAAAAATACACCGGAACGAGGACATAGACTACTACACAATTGTCCTTGTTTTTTTCTGACCCAGAAAAATTCACATTCAGCAATCAAAAATTGCTTCTCACCCTACTGTGAGCAAACAGCCCTGGGGACATTTTTTAATCTCaggtccaaaaaaaaaaaattagagAAACTTTGGCttgaacacatttacatttacatttaagtaatttggcagacgctcttatccagagcgacttacaaattggtgaattcaccttatgacatccagtggaacagccactttacaatagtgc
Proteins encoded:
- the LOC135512275 gene encoding fibroblast growth factor-binding protein 2-like, whose amino-acid sequence is MRFLWPLFFLLCLRVLTSTEAKHQLSDDKTLQLPPPLAGKMPKNSVTSSGGFSTKVGHNCTWDTSGEGVVNLLVSCNSGEQTYWCRYTGQPDLCQAYSDRKAQVRHWKQLVGNLKKRNNACKGEKVLKTPTCKAPMDSHMKLKEKGNSGGENDPLPLAPEMVAKEEKKEDRTLLEERNWDREIIDMEPVENYCAEGWHSVCSFFVRFFEG